In Methanoregula sp. UBA64, the genomic window ATCCCGATCTTTTCCGCCCCGTAATGGAATCCCAGCCCGCCGGTGAACATCCCGTAGTTCACCATGTTCTGGAAGATGTCGTTCTCGGTACCACCGATCATGGTCATGTTTCTCGCGATGAGGTTTGCCCACGTATCGAGATCGTTTCGGGTATACCCGACAACGGTTGGTTTCCCGGTGGTACCGGAGGTGGTGTGGATGCGCACGATCTGCTTTAACGGAACCGCAAAAAAGCCAAACGGGTAACCGTCGCGGAGATCCTGTTTTTTGGTGAAGGGCAGTTTCTCCACATCGTCAAGCGACTTTATTTTTGAACCGGAAATTCCTGCCCGGGCAAACTGGTCCCGGTAAAACCCGATTTCTTGTACTGCACGAAGGGTTTTTTTTAGCCGTTTGAGCTGAAGTGCTTCAAGATCCTTTGACTTCAGCGTTTCCATCTTTTTATCCCAGAACATGAGAGCCCTCTGGTATGCTATTGCATGACACTATACCAATATTGCCTGTAATAGCCTTTATAGGTCGTGGTTTGGCCTGTCCTGTCGGGATATTCCCTCTTCCCATCCTCCGCAAAGTACAGGGAAATTCCGGAAAAATCCGTACAAAACGATGCCTTAATCAGAAGGCAAACGGCACTAATTAAATGAATTTGTAAACATGGGATTGTGTGGGCGGATATGACAAAAAAGATCCCCTGGCTGGCGGTATACGGGTTTGGTGCCCACATCAAATCCACACATGATAAACTGATTGTTTTACAGAAAGGACGCTCTGAAGAATATCCGCTTCAGGATATCAGGCACCTGCTCATTGTCGGAGGACACACGGTAAGTTCCACGACCGTGTCCCATTTAATGAAAAACGGATCGTACCTCTCCTTTTTCGACCCTGACGGAACCCCGGTCGGGAGCGTCCGGCCGCCCCATGGGAACGGCATGGATCATGAGATCCACCGGCTGCAGGAAGAGCTCCCGCAGCAGCGCTATGCAATAAAAATTGCTCAGGCAACCCTTCATTCACACCTTGTTGCAATCGGGAAATTCCAGGCACTGTGCGACCGGGATCTTTTGTATGCCGGCGAACTCGATATTCTCCACAATGCACTCGATGAATTTGAATACCTGGTAAAGATGGATGAGATACGCCGCTTGTCAAACCTGACCTCAAAAATGTATTATGAGATTATGGCCCGGATTATTCCGGAAAAATTTAATTTTAAACAGCGGACGGTCCGTCCCTTAAGCGATCCGGTCAATGCGATGCTTTCGTTCGGGTACGCCATGCTCTATGGTAACTGCATGATTGCCGTTATCGGGTCCCACCTGGATCCGGATTGTGGCCTGTTACAGGAAGGACCGGGTGCACTGGTCAAGGATCTCATTCATCCCTTTACCTCCGGGATGATCGACCCCGAGGTCTGCCGGATTGCCAGAAGTACCCTCACCGCTCAGGACTATGAACAGACTGCTACCCGGTGTATGCTCACGGATCTCCGCATAAAAGAGTTAATCGGGACGTTTAAGGAGACCATTGACAACGGTAAAATCGACAACCAGGTACAAAATTACCTAAATGCCCTGCAAAAGACGGATGATTTTACCGTGTTGTATTGAGCTGGCCTTCCGATTTAATAATTGAAAACTCGTCGTATTTCTTTACCGGGAGATCCTGTGTTTTTATCTCCCGGATCACTGCGCGGGGACAGCTGAAGAGCATTGAGGTGAACTTTTCAAGGATCATGGGTTCAGCAGTTGCAAAGATCTGTACCCTGCCATCGGTAAGATTGACGACCGTACCGGTAACCTTCAGGTCCATGGCAATCTTCCGTGCACATGCCCGAAAACCGACTTTCTGGACTCTCCCGGATATGAGGATCTCAATTGTTTTCATTCACGCATCCCCTGCATGATCTGGATTGCCAGTCCAAGCTCATCGAATACCTCGTCTCTCAACGAGGATTCCCGTATGGTTGTGGCGGTGTCTATCGCGCTATCGAGGATTTCCTGAGCGGGATGTTCGTACCCTGCTGCGAACATTTTCATGGCGAGATTACATCGCACAAATGCCCTTTTCGAAAGAGGACGGATAATCCCCGACACATTTATTGCATTGGCTAACATCCGTTTTGAAAGTTTCATATCGCCGCGTTCGCGGAACTGGATGGAAAGCCGGCAGAAAAACAGGGCCTGCCGGCTCCGGTCAGGGATGCCCCGGACTGCACGCTCAAGAACCGGGATCTGGCCCGAGGGGCAGCCCTGTTTTATCACCTTATCTGAAAACGCAATAATTTTTGGAAGATAAACACTCCTTTCCGGAGAATCCTCATATCCAATCTGGGACAGACGGATCTGTCGTAGTTCATCATCCTCAATCTGGAACAGCTGCCGGGCAGCTTTCTCAAGATAGGACGGATTATTTTGCTTTTTATAGAGTACTGATAGTAACCGTGCTACTTCACCATGAAGGGTATCTGAAATATACGGGATATTGAGAGTTTTTGAGCATCCCTCCACTTTTTTTAAGAGATACAGGGGGATCGTTTCATCGCAACTCTCAATCGAGATGGGGATAATTTCCAAAAGAAGAAGGATCTGATCATAGGGAGATTCGATCTTTTCGATAGCACCGGTAATTGTCCGGACAAACGGGGCACATTGTTCTTTATCTTTTTGTACCAGGGGATAGGCCAGAATCAGGGTTCTGACGTACTCTGCGGGACGGGAGTGTTTTTCTGCGATATCATGCACGAGGGATATAGCTGTATCCAGAGGTAAAATTTCGCCTAATCCCGCAACTGCCATAACAATCTGGCGCCGTGCAACCGCATCGTTCTCCGGTCCGACAGCAGGTAATCCGGCAAGGCTGTCATGCAGGCATTGTTGCGCGTTTATCGGATCTATCGTGCTGTATCCAACCGTTAAACCGGCCAGGATCTGGATTTTCTGGTGTTCGGCTGGCAGGTACTGAACTGCAGAATAGGTTTCATCGAGGATCTGACATGCCCGTACTGTTTCATTTATCCGGAGTGCTGAATCTGCGAGAATGCAAAATCCCCTGAGTTGTGCAAACGGATCCTGTGCAAGGTCAAGGAGCCGCTTTGTCAGGTCGATAACCCGAAGTCCGGGTCTTTTTTGGTAATGTTCCAACAGGAGATATGCCATGCTTTCGTACGGGTCTGATGAATCGGGATGATCGATCGCCTCCCCCAGGCCTGCAACGATCCGGGTCATCATGGCATCGCGTTCGCAGGAATTTGTAATTTCAAGAGTGTACTGCGCAAGCGGGATGAGATAATACCGGTTGAGATCCTTTTTTGAAGAACTCATAAGGATATCGATCATTCTGGCGAGTTTTATGGAATCGAGAGGCTTACGATTCCCGACATTAAGCAGAGCCAGTCCCCGGTCAAAGGGACGCAACAACTGATCCAGGGAAATCAGGATATTTCCCTCACCTGTCGGCTTTTCGATACGATCGCATCCGATCCGGACGTAGGCCTCCGCTATACGTTCGTACAACTGCATCCTCATCGATGGATCCGTAATATCCTGTGCCAGTGTGTACGCTTCCTCAAGGGCCCCCGAATCGCAGGTAACAAGCGCATATTTCAAAACCCCCTCGGTAATATTTGTCATTGCATACCCGGCAAGATCCTGATCCTGGAGTAATCCGCTCCAGTTGCGCATTCGTAACAGAAGATCGAGATCGCCATGTGCTGCAGCAAAACTGGCTGCAGTATCAATGATACTGCTCAATATTGCAGACCGTATCGGAAGTCCTTCGATAAGACAGGTAATTCCCAGGGCCTGTTGAAGAAGGTCGCGATCTCCGGACCGGACACCGATTTCAGCAAGGGTCAGGACAATTCTGGAAAGTGCCTGCTCACTGATGGCTTGATCGGGGATTGATTTTGCCAGATCTACGAGGAACTGAGAGTCGCAGGCATCCAAAAAGCCCCGGTTAACAAGACCCGTCACAGCCTCCAGAATAAGGGAATCGCACCGGGGATGACAGGCCACCAGTTGTTTGAAAGATTCCCCGTGGGTTATAATTTCTGAAAACGGCAGGGTGTGGACGATCCGTGAAATCGCCTGGGAGATAATTCCAGAGGATAGAGACCTGTCAACTCTTGCAAAAAGCGCAGCATCCCGGGAAAATTTTTGGTCGTGCCGGACGCCTTGGACGATCAAATCCTGAAGGCACAGTGTATATACATGCAAATTACCAGCAGGCCCGGAGACTTTCTCAAACAACAGGATTGCGTTTGGATAATCATTTAGAGATAGCAGGCTCTGCAAAAACTGAAGATAAATCCCGGGACGGTTACTGACAGGAGAGATCTGTTCAAGACACAAAATCAGATCCAGAAGAGGCTTGGACGAGGCAACATTTCGGGCAACGACCTCACCAGCCCGGATTATATCCCGGATCAAGATATCCTCTTTTTTCGGAGAAGCCTTGAGGTACTGGATCGCTAGCGTCAGGTACCATGGATCGCCGGATCGTTCCGCAGCAGAGAGGAGCCCCGGGATCACCAGGCTCGTTGCCGGAGGATAGTTACCACACAAAGATTCCAGCAGTGGTGAAATCCGGGTTTTGTCCGTTTCCACCATGAGAAATTGTTCGATCAGGGCACCAATCAGATCGTTTTGACCCTCTTTAGGAAGGCCCGAAAAATGATTGAGAAACTCCGGAACTGACAACAGATCCCTGCGGAAACCGGACTTCATACCGGTGCTGATGATATGCCGGATAGCTTCCCTTCGTTTCAGGGTCTGGGGGATTTCTGCGGTGAGCCGGATGCTGTCAAAAAACAACGGGAGATCGTTTTTATTGATCGCTACCGCTGCATACGCCCGGGCAAGATCCGAATAGCACAGGGCACGTTTTGATGCATCGGTTACTTCAGTTAAGAGGCCCTGTGACCGATTCAACCGGGTAAGATCGTTATGAGCGGTAGCCCAGGGAATAAGTAACGGGATACTCCGTACGATACCTTCTGAACGATATTTCTTAAAGGAGATACGGGGGAGGCAGTCGAGACCCTCGGAAATAAACCTCGCTTCCGATTGTACAACGCCGGCTGAAATCAGGAACTCTGCGATCTTTGCAGTAATTCTGGACCGGACACTTTTCTTTCCCACACACCCGGAGACGTGATCGAGAGCGTCAAACCACCGTTTATCTCCGGTGGAAACATACCGCTCCAGAATACGGGAAACAAGATCGTCTACACTCACGGGGGATATATCGCGAAGAACGGATACTAGTTCAGGCCGGTTATTCTTCAGGGCAAAGTCCACGATTGCAGAATTTACCAAGCACTGGACAGAATCACGGGCCTGTTTTCCTTTAACGTTCGCCACACCAGAAATTACGGATTGTACTGAGGGCAGATCACCGGCTTCGAGTGCCGTAGTTAAGGTTTCAATAAAAATTGAACATTTTTCCATTGTTATATCACATTGCAAAGAACCGCGCGGGATAGTGTCAGATTGAGTGAAATGCTATATATAAGTTATCCATACCCCATTTAATTAATTAATAGTAATTTTAAAAAAAAATCGAAAATCGGCTGTTTTGGAGAGTTATACAAGATTGATTGCACTTAATCATACGACACGTAATTCACAAGAAAAATACAGAATCATAAATTAAAAAGAATAAAAAAATGGCAATCCCCTGTGTCTGTCGTGACAGATACTCCTGGATAGGAGGATAGCATTGAAAAATTGCTACATTTTCCAGAATCCAAAAAAACAGAACTGTTTTTTTTAAGAGATTCCGATGTTTCCGAATCATACCAGGATCAAAAGCGAAAAACAAATCCCCTCAGGTATGCCCAAGAGGTACCTTCATTTCCCACAGATCGCATCAAAATTCAGGTATACCTGACTGCCGTCCTGCGTATGACTGACCTCAGGATGCCACTGAAGGCCGTATATTTTTTTATCCGGGAGGGCTATTGCTTCGACGTCGCAGATGTCAGAGCTGGCAAGAACAGAAAAACCTTCGGGCACATTACATACTTCGTCCGCATGAGATGCCCAGACGGATATTTTTTCTGGATATCCTTTGAGGATATCATCGTGTTCACGGATATTGACATCCACCGATCCATAGCCGCCGGATTTACCCGGCCTGACCTCCCCTCCAAATTTTTTTGCGATGATATGAAGGCCAAGGCAGATCCCGAGCACCGGGATTCCCAGATCCAGGTATTCGGCACATACCCCGGCGCGTCCGATATCCGGGCCCCCGCCAAGGATAATCCCCCGGTATTTTGCAGCGATCTCCTGAGGGGGCGTAGTATTTGAGACGAGTGCAACTTCGATATCCAGATCCCTCAGGGCACGATGGATCAGGTGGTTAAACTGACCATGATTATTGACAACGCAGATAGGAAGCATTGTAATACCTACTATTGGGCAGGGGGACTATTAAGACTGCTTAACTATATGCTTCGACCGTTGCGAGGATCTTTTCCTGAATCTGCTGCGGAGTATACCCCATCATATATGCAAGGCACATCGCACCCCCGGCTCCGGTCCCTTCTTTTACTTCTCCCTCGCAATAACGGGCAAGGCCGGGATGGCCCAAGGTCCCAAACGAGGGATCGACATAACAGATGCCAACCCCTATACGCGATGCAAGTTCTTCCACATTTGCGGATCGGTCCTCCTTTACATAAATCGTCGTCGCAACCGTGGGCAGTGGCCGGCCCATGGCCTTTAGTACGGCACAGACAGCAAGCATCTGGGTCCCCCCGGCAAGTACAAGCGTTCCCGCATACGATTCGGCAATGCCCGCGGCCACCGGTATCATGGGGTCCCCCACCCGGCAAACAATTTCAAGAGGATCGCCAACTGGTTTTTTGGCGAGCCGGGCCAGGGCTTCCTGACAGAGAGCTTCTTTGTTGTTGACGGGATTCTTCACAAAACTGCTGCTGACCGAGGCGGGATACCCAAGTGCACGCAGGACACATAACGCAGAGGTCGTCCCTCCGGGGACACATTCTCCAAGGACGAGCAGGTCGCTTGTACGGGAAAGGAATCTGCCAATTTCTCTGCCATGGGCATAGAGGGTTTTTGCCTGAGGCACAGCATCTCCCTTGCGGGGATCGTTTCCCGGTTCCCCGAGCGCATCGATAAAGGGAACCGTCATACGGTTTTTCAATCCGGCATTGATGAAAAGCGGGGGAATGCCCGTCAGCTCTGTCATGGCCCGGGCAATTGTCGCGGGTGTCGGACAACCGGTGGGTGTGTTTGGTTTGAGGGGGAGACTGGTGATCCGGCCGGTGGTAACCAGTTCTGCATCGAGATTGGGGGTGAGAAGCGTCTTTTCAGGATCCGGTCCCGCCCCGGATAAACCGGGTATTGTCGAAAGGAGCGTATTTCCCAGGATTACACTGAATATCGGGCGTTCTGGTGAACAGGAAGGCACATCTCCGGTAATAAACGGCATATTGATCTGATGATCCTTTTTCACGTAAGGGGGTTTGAAGATATCGTCACCCGTTTCGGTCGCGTTTAAGTAAAGGAGCGGACAAATACCACGCAGGTACCCGGGCGGATATGAAGGTTATAAAAACCGGAAACTATATCCGGGAAAACCTCAAAAATCATTCTACGGTTCATCTCCCCCGTCACGTGATTCTTGCATGAAGTCAATCCTTGCCCTTTTGCAGTTTACGACAATCCTTCCCTTGGGAAAACCCCGGGAGTTCGATGCGTTCGCACGACAATCCTGGTTGTATCCCCTTGCGGGCTATGTAATTGCACTTCTTGTTGCAATTCCCGTTTTTTTTATCAGTGACAAAACGCTCGCTGCAGCAGTAGCGGTCGCGGGAGTGATCGTTCTTTCCGGGGCCCATCATTTTGACGGATTACTGGATACCGGTGACGGGCTGATGGCGCACGGCGACCCTGAAAAACGGGTTCACGCACTCACTGACCGTTATGTAGGAGCGGGAGGGATTGCGGCGGGAATTATCGTTACACTCCTCCTCTTTGCCGGTTTTCAGGCAGCAGTTTCTCTTATCACGGTATTGATTATCGGAGAGGTAGGGGCAAAATTTTCCATGGTATTCCTAACCGTGTACGGATCTCCGTTTAAAGAGGGTATGCACAGCTATCTCCACCAGTTTGCACGACCGTATTTCCCGCTGTTATCGCTCCTGCTCTGTATTCCCCTGCTGATTCTTCCGGTATCTCCGCTCCAGCTTGCAGGAGCGGGCATTATGATGGTCCTGTGTCCGGTTATTCTCCTGAAGATTGCGGAAAGCCGATTCGGAGGAGTAAACGGAGATATCGTGGGGGCATCAAACGAGATCACCCGTGCCCTTATCGTTGTGCTTGTGGCAATTCTCTAAAAGACATTATGACACGCTCATTCTTTTTGAAATAATTCCCCGGCACATTTCAGTAACGGATATGCAGGGAAACAACCCCATCAGGCTGCGCTAAACATGATAGATGGGTATTCAGCCACCAGAAGATCCCTGGAGAATTCCGGTTTTGTTTTGACAGGAAATCTTACTCTTTCGTGAGAAATGATAACCCGTGAAAAAACGGTTTCCACCCCATACGACAGGGGTTTTGGAACGGTCTCTCACAGGAGGGAGTAAACCTCTCTCAAAACCAGAGAGGAAAAACCCGCCCGTGATATATTAGAAAAACGGGAGCGTTTAATACAACCTCATATACCCTTCATTGCTGTCATCGTCACATTCAACAGCGGAGCCATCCCGGACAAGCGTGTTAAACAGGAGCGCTGCTTCCATCATGACCTCATCTGCGGCACCGCGCTGACGGAGATCGGTAAGGGCCCGGGCCTGAGGCGCGGGTGCAACCCGGTTTCCCACGCGGATGCCGCGGCAATGCCGGCAGTACGCGCATGTACTGTATACTGACACTTTACCGCCGGTACAATCTACCATGACCTGATTTTTCCCGGAATCACGCTGGAAGGGTATTGTCTTCATGCAAAAGAGAATACCCTGACATCAGATATGAGAATATCGATACAGATCTTCACCTGAAAAGACAGCCGCGGAATCGAAATACTTTAAATAGATGCGTCTCATATATGTAATGCTCGCATAGACAGACGGTATGCGGATTATCCCTCAAGGGGAGGAACATTACATGGCAGCTGATAAGCCCCACATGAATCTGGCTGTTATCGGACACATTGACCACGGAAAGTCAACTACCGTTGGCCGCATGATGTTCGAGACAGGTGCAGTACCTGCACACATCATCGAAGCCTACCGCAAGGAGGCTGAATCGAAGGGTAAGGCGACTTTTGAATTTGCATGGGTCATGGATAACCTCAAGGAAGAGCGTGAAAGAGGTATCACCATCGATATCGCACACAAGCGGTTCGATACACCCAAGTTTTACTTCACTGTCGTCGATTGCCCCGGACAC contains:
- the cas1 gene encoding CRISPR-associated endonuclease Cas1 — encoded protein: MTKKIPWLAVYGFGAHIKSTHDKLIVLQKGRSEEYPLQDIRHLLIVGGHTVSSTTVSHLMKNGSYLSFFDPDGTPVGSVRPPHGNGMDHEIHRLQEELPQQRYAIKIAQATLHSHLVAIGKFQALCDRDLLYAGELDILHNALDEFEYLVKMDEIRRLSNLTSKMYYEIMARIIPEKFNFKQRTVRPLSDPVNAMLSFGYAMLYGNCMIAVIGSHLDPDCGLLQEGPGALVKDLIHPFTSGMIDPEVCRIARSTLTAQDYEQTATRCMLTDLRIKELIGTFKETIDNGKIDNQVQNYLNALQKTDDFTVLY
- a CDS encoding acylphosphatase; the encoded protein is MKTIEILISGRVQKVGFRACARKIAMDLKVTGTVVNLTDGRVQIFATAEPMILEKFTSMLFSCPRAVIREIKTQDLPVKKYDEFSIIKSEGQLNTTR
- a CDS encoding GMP synthase subunit A yields the protein MLPICVVNNHGQFNHLIHRALRDLDIEVALVSNTTPPQEIAAKYRGIILGGGPDIGRAGVCAEYLDLGIPVLGICLGLHIIAKKFGGEVRPGKSGGYGSVDVNIREHDDILKGYPEKISVWASHADEVCNVPEGFSVLASSDICDVEAIALPDKKIYGLQWHPEVSHTQDGSQVYLNFDAICGK
- the cobT gene encoding nicotinate mononucleotide-dependent phosphoribosyltransferase CobT, producing MPFITGDVPSCSPERPIFSVILGNTLLSTIPGLSGAGPDPEKTLLTPNLDAELVTTGRITSLPLKPNTPTGCPTPATIARAMTELTGIPPLFINAGLKNRMTVPFIDALGEPGNDPRKGDAVPQAKTLYAHGREIGRFLSRTSDLLVLGECVPGGTTSALCVLRALGYPASVSSSFVKNPVNNKEALCQEALARLAKKPVGDPLEIVCRVGDPMIPVAAGIAESYAGTLVLAGGTQMLAVCAVLKAMGRPLPTVATTIYVKEDRSANVEELASRIGVGICYVDPSFGTLGHPGLARYCEGEVKEGTGAGGAMCLAYMMGYTPQQIQEKILATVEAYS
- the cobS gene encoding adenosylcobinamide-GDP ribazoletransferase; translation: MKSILALLQFTTILPLGKPREFDAFARQSWLYPLAGYVIALLVAIPVFFISDKTLAAAVAVAGVIVLSGAHHFDGLLDTGDGLMAHGDPEKRVHALTDRYVGAGGIAAGIIVTLLLFAGFQAAVSLITVLIIGEVGAKFSMVFLTVYGSPFKEGMHSYLHQFARPYFPLLSLLLCIPLLILPVSPLQLAGAGIMMVLCPVILLKIAESRFGGVNGDIVGASNEITRALIVVLVAIL